From Pirellulales bacterium:
TAGATCTGATCGAGATCGGGTCGCTCTTCGCGGTCGACCTTGATGCATACAAAGTGCTCGTTGAGAAGCTGGGCGATCGCCTCGTTCTCGAAGCTCTCGTGCTCCATCACATGGCACCAGTGGCAGGCCGAATAGCCGATCGAAAGAAAGATCGGCTTCTGCTCCTGGCGCGAACGCTCGAGCGCCTCGGGTCCCCACGGGTACCAGTCGACCGGATTACCGGCATGCTGCAATAGATAGGGGCTCGTCTCGTCGGCGAGTCGGTTGGGCATGATGCGTTCCCTTGATGGCGCCGGCGAAGCAGAACCGCCTTACTTGAATGAGTGCTCGGGACCGGGGTAACTTCCCGCGCGGACCTCGTCGCGATAGCTCTCGACGGCCGTCCCGATCACGCGGCGCAGCTCGGCGTAGCGTTTCACGAAGCGAGGGACGTTGCCCCCGGTCAATCCCAGCAGGTCGTGCGTCACGAGCACCTGGCCGTCGCAGCCGGCCCCCGCGCCGATGCCGATGGTGGGAATCTTCACCTCGCGCGTGATCTTGGCGGCCAGCCCCGCCGGCACGCACTCGACCACCATGGCAAAGGCCCCCGCCTCTTCCGCCGCATGCGCATCGGCCATCAATTGCTCTTCGTCGCGCTGGACCTTGTAGCCCCCCAACACGTGAACGTTCTGGGGACGCAATCCGCAGTGGGCCATCACCGGGATGCCGGCCCCCACCAGGGCGGAGATCACATCGGCCTGATCGACCCCCCCCTCGAGCTTGACCGCCTGGCAGCGGGTTTCTTTCAAAATCCGGCCCGCGTTCTCGATCGCCTTGTGGACCCCCAGGTGATAGCTGGGAAAAGGCATATCGACGACGACCAGCGCGTGCTTGACGGCGCGACCGACCATCTCGGCATGGTAGATCATTTCGTCGAGCGTGACGGGCAACGTATCGCTATGCCCCTGCACGACCATCGACATGCTGTCGCCGACCAGGATACCCTCGATGCCGGTGCTGTCGATCAGCTCGGCCGTGGTGTAGTCGTAGGCCGTCAGCATCGAGATTTTTTGCCCCGCCGCCTTACAGGCAACGAACTTGGGCACGGTGATGCGTGCGTCGTCGGATCGGTGATGACTCATGGTCGCCTGCGTGCCGAAAAACGGTGTTTGCCCTGCTGTGGCGCATTGTTACGGTCGACCCGTTGGCTGGCAACCGGCGGCAAGCGGTTCTATGCTAGACTTTGAGATCCTGCGGACTTGGCGCCCGTACGAAACGCGCTACCCGTAGGCGACACCTGCTCTGGCACGGCGATTGGCGCCGCACGAACCATGCTCCATTCGACACGTCGGCCCGGTACGTTCGGCGGCCGTTTCCTGTGGTTGGCGGTGGCCGCCGTGGCCGGGGCGACCTTCGGCACACCAACGGCCGTCACCGCGCAGGGCAATCGGGGCGGAACGCTGGTCGAAGTGACGCGGTTCACCGGCATCAAAGGCACTTTCGTGGCGGCCAAGCCGGGCATGATCCAATGGACCGACTCGAACGAGATACCCTACTACGTCAAGGTCGTGCCCATGACGGACGTGCAGGTGCTGGGCGAGGCTGAGCCCGGCTTCTTGCGCCCGGGGCAGCTCGTGCAATTCCAAGGCAAGATCCAGGGGCGCGGCACAGTGGTCGAGCCCATCGACGAGTTGACCGTCTTCACCCCACGCGACGGCTACAACATCGGGGTATTCAAAGCAGACGAGAACGACAAGCGCGACGACGGACCGAAATTAATCGCCGGACAATTGCGGAGCATCAAGAACGGCAAGATCGTTGTCGTGGCCGGCAAGCAACAGATCAAGGCCGAGTTGATCGACGAGCCCCAGGTCAAGCTCGACATCAACGACTACAGCCTCGCGGCGCCGGGCGATGAAATCATCATCAGCGGCATCGGCTTCGATCAAACGAAGATCGAGGCCTCGGGCATCGAGATTCAACTCTCGAAGAAACTGCCCGGCATCGACGCGCCCAAGAAGCCAGGGCGCGGTAGTCGTCCCCTCGACGACGCACGCGATTGAAGCTGCCAGAAGACGCGCGGCGTTCTACCTTTGATGGCTCAGTATTCCCACACCCCCTTGGGCACGCGGTAGGGCTGCCGTTGTCGATAGAACGCCAGACGCTGATCGATGCCACGAATCACCCGATCGTCGTCAAAGGCGCCTTCGGCCCGGTAATGCGCGGCCAGGGAGCGTGCGGTCGTCGCTGTCTCGATGGCTTTTTCGAATGCGCCGATCTCGGCATACGCAGCCGCCAGTGTGTCGAGGAGAATGGGGTTCTGATTCTGTCCTTGCAAATTCGCCAGGCGAGCCGCGCGCACCGCCTCGGGGCCGTTGCGAAATCGCTCGTCGTCACAGGTGGCCAGGATGCGGGCGAACTCGCTGATAATCAACGCCTGCTCGGGATTCAGGGCGATCGCTTTTTGATACGCATTCAGGGCCTCACCCGTTTTGCCCAGGCGGGCCAACGACTGGGCAATCACCGCCATCGTGCTGTAGGAAAGGTGCGAAGCAGGCACGGCCTCGATCGACTGTTGTGCCAGGCGGATCGCGTCCTCGTAGTCGTTACGACGATAGGCCGCGGCCGCCAGCGCCGCGTAAGCCACATTGTTGCGGGGCGAATAACGTAGCGTGTGCTCGAAAAGCGTATCGTTGTTGCGCCAGTAGGAAACCTGCACGATCGAGAGAGCGATCAGCACGCAGAGCGCCGCACCCGACACGCTCAGTACCGCGCGGCGCCACACGAGCCCGCGGGCGGCCAACTCCTGCAGCAGCCAGGCAAGCATCACGTAGAGACCGATCATCGGCACATAGGTATATCGGTCGGCATGCGCCTGCTCACCGACTTGCACGATGCCGATCACCGGCACCAGGGTACCCAGGTACCAGAACCATCCCACGGCAAGATAAGGCCGGCGCCGAAACTGCCACAGCGCGACGAGGGTCGTCGCCAACAGCGCGATGCCCGCGATGATCGTCCAGGCCACTCCGGTCGTCCGCTCGACGAAGAGGTACGGCAAATAGAGGGGGTGCGGCAAGAACATCTGCCGGACGTAAATGCCGTACGAAATGACCACGTTTTGCAGTCGGATCGAGATAGGCAAATGGCTCATGCTGCCCGTCTGGGCCCAGACGGTCGTGGCGATGAACACCCCCACCAGGACAAACAGGGGCAATTTCTCGACCACAATCCGCCACGACGAGGCCGTCGGAAACCGCTGCTCGCTCGTACGCATCCAGGTCACGCGTCGCAGTGGCCAGATGTCGAGCAATAGCAGCGCGAAAGGAAACGTCACCAGCATCGGCTTCGACAGCAGGCCGAGCACGAAACTAAAGAGCATTGCCAGATAGGCCAGGCGACCGTGGTGCTGCGCATAGCGCGCGTAGCAGGCGAGCGCCACGAACATGAAAAACGTGCTCAATACATCCTTGCGTTCCGCGATCCAGGCCACCGACTCGACGCGCAAGGGGTGCCAGGCGAAGAGCGCCGCCACCAGCGCGCTCGGCCATAGCGCACCGGTCATGCGTCGCAGCACCAGAAAGAGCAGCGCCGCGCTGGCCGCGTGGAAGAAAACATTCGTGAAATGGTGCCCTCCGGTGGCCGTGCCGTAGAGCTCCACGTCCAACATGTGCGAGAGGACCGTCAGCGGATGCCAGTTGTTGCCGACGGGGTTGGTCGCCGCCCAGCGAGCGCTCCGGGCATTCAGCCCCGACAGTACCGCGATGTTGTCGAAGACATACATCGGATCGTCGAACATGATGAACTGGTAGGAGACGACGAACGTGGGAGCGTAGATCGCCGTGGTCACGGCGGCCAGCACCAGTGAGATCGCCAGGATGAGTCTCCCCTCGGAGGAAAGACGCCCACGGCCGTCAACCGGCGTCCGAGGCGCCGGCAGAGCTTGCGAGGGGGGCGATTTGCGGCGGGAGCGTGCCATCAGAGGATCGGCCTGCAAGCGGTGTTCGCGCCGTGGAGCGGCGTCAAATCCCCATGCGACCGAGGGCATCGATCACGCTCCCCACCGCGCCCGCCAGCGTGGGATGCGAGCCTTCGAAGCGATCGACCGCGTCGCGCAGTCCCTGCACGAGCGACTCTTGCTCTTCGCTCGACGCCGAGCCCCCCGCACCGCGGCGCTCGAGGGTGGCGTGGATCTCTTCCAGCGTGCTGTTGAGCAGGGCCCGAGCCTCCGGGTCCAGGGCATCGACCTCGTCGAGCTGCGTTCGCAGATCGGCGAGCGTGGCACGGAGCTTGTCGGCGGAGGCAGTCATGATGGAAGAACCTCTCGTAGCAAAGTCATGCGGTGCAATCCATTGCACTCGCGCCTGTGCGCGGTGTCAAGCCGGCGTGCGCGATGCCGCGCTTACTTGCCCTGAAATCGTGGCGGCCGCTTCTCGAAAAAGGCCGCCATGGCTTCCCCGACGTCGGAGGTGGTGATGAGCTGGCTTTGAGCCCAACGCTCCAGCGCCATTTGGGCGTGCCGCTCCAGGCCGTCTCCCTGGTCGATAATCAACTTGGCCATGCCGACCGCGAGCGGCGCGTTCGCGGCGATCTCGCGCGCCAGCGCTACGGTCGCTTCCAGCAATTGATCGGGCGGGACGACGCGGTTCACCAGCCCCCAGGAAAACGCCTCTTCAGCCCCCACGGACCGGGCCGTCATCAACATATCCTTGGCACGGCTCGGGCCGATGACGCGCGACAGCCGCGTCGTCCCCCCCACGTCGGCCACCAGACCCATGCGGGCTTCGGGAATGCTCAGTTTCAAATCCGACGTGGCGACCCGCAGATCGAAGGCCAGGGCGAGCTCCAACCCCATGCCCATCACGCCTCCCTGGAGGGCGCCGATCACGGGCAGTTCGGTCGATTCGATCGAGTGGAGTGCCTCTTGCAGGCGCTCGGCAAGCCGGCGCAGCCAGCGGCCGGGGTTCGCTTCGCCCACTTCGGCCCGCGACTGGGCCAGCGACATCAGGTCGATCCCGGCCGAAAAGATGGGGCCTTCGCCCGTCACGATCACGGCCCGCACCTGGGGCTGCTCGTCGGCCCGACGGATGGCCACGGCCAGCTCTTCGAGCATGGCGGGGGTGAGCGCGTTTCGCTTCTCGGGGCGATTGATGTGTACGAAGTAGAGGTCGCCTTCCGTGCGGGCTTGGATCAGGCTGTCGGACATCGTGGCAGGTTCTCCTGGGGATGGAGTGGCGATTGTACTGCGGCCACCGGCAACAAGAAATCATTGTCGCGAGCATGGGGGGAGGATAGGCTGAGCAGGTCGGGCGATATCCCAGAGTAGTCTCTAATAACCACTTCCGAGGACCCCCGGGTAGAACGGCGGGCAGATGCCGATTTCAGTGACCTGTACGCACTGCGGCGCGAACTTCGGCGTCAAAGAAAAATGTGCCGGCATGAAGGGGCGTTGCCCGAAGTGCAACGGCGTGGTTCAAGTACCCGCGGCGGCGCCGGCCAATTCGCTCGACACGAGTTGGCTCGACGACGTCGAGACCGACGCGCCCATCGAGCGCCCGGTGCCGAAGCCCGTCGCCTCGCGGCCTCCACGCCCTGCTCCGGCGGCGCCCGTGGCCGCCACAGCTCCGAGCCAGGGTTCCATCGAGTTTCGATGCAACAAGTGCGGAGCAGGCTTCAAGGTGGCCGCTTCGTTCGCGGGGCGCACGGCGAAGTGTCAGAAATGCGGCCAATCGCTACGCGTGCCCGCCGTGAGCGAACCTCGCGTCATTGCGCCGCCCGCGAAACCGGTCGCACCGAGCCGACCGCAGCCTCATTTCCCGAATCCGTTGGCGACGTCGGCCAAGAAGCCTGTGTTACCACCGGCAGAGGATGATTTACTGAGCGAACTAGGGGAGGGATTCGGATTGGCTGCACCAGCGCAGTCACCCGCTGCGCGGCGCGACCCGTTTGCTTCCACCAGTTTGCCGCCAGCGAAGGTGAAGTCGCGTCGGCAACGCCGCGGGCGAATTCAACTTACTTGGCCCGAATATGCCTTGCTGGCCTTCTTCGCGGTAGGGATCGCGATTGCGATTGCCTCCGGATTCTTGTCGCCGATCGCCATCGTTCCCGCAATTCTATCGCCCTACGTAGTCGGCGTGATGTGCTTTGTTCAAGGCCGACCCGTCATAGGCCTATGCTGTTTCGTCTGCAACCAATTTGTCTCTTTCATAGTGGGTTGGGTGACGTGCTCCGAATATAACATGGTTCGATTCATGCTCGGATGGACCCTGTCTATCTTCTTGGCGGTTTGCTTGTTCGTAGCCGATATGGCAAACCTAGATCCGAAGTTCGCAACCGACAGGCGTCCCCTGCACCAAGCATCATCCCCTGTGACCGCGCGGACCATCCCCACAGCACCATCCGACCTACTTGCCGGATGGCAATCGCTCATCTCGCCGCCCGGAGGATTCCGCCTGAAGCTGCCACATGGAGTGATCGAGAAAGAGAGAGAAGCGGTGCCCGGTTCTCATGGCGTGATGATCTCCGAGCGTGTCGTATCGGTAGAGGATCACGCAGGATACCTGGTGGTCTATTCCTCCCCAGGATTGTTTGCCAATGTTTCTCCTGAAGATGTCTTGCAGCAGACACGTAAGGCGATACTCGAATACCCTGGAACCAGGCTCGTTCGCGAGCACAATCAACCGATGCTGGGTCATCCTGGCCTTGCGCTAGGGATCTTGTTGGGAAGGATGTTTGTTGCCCACGGACGGCTCTACCAACTATTTGTCGAGTGCCCCCATGGGATTAAGCCCCCTGCGAATGCCGAGGCTTTTTTCAACTCGTTCGAGTTTCTTGCGCCAAATGTCTCTGACCCGGGCGCCACACAACCGGCGCCTTCGCTTGCGCATGGCGGCGATTCGGGCTCTCATCGCCTTCCATCCGAGACTACGCCAGCGATCCGGAACCTTGCTGATGGTGCCCCACCGCGTGCGACCAAACCCAACCGGAAGCCCAAGGATGAAAGCGAATTCGAAGAAGCGATCCGCGAGCTCGAAGCGGGGGATGTGAGCTTTAGCCTTTCGCAGCTCGCCGACATGAAGCCCAACGACCAGCGCAAGCGCGTGATCGTGGCGGCGCTGCCCTATCTCGAACATACCGACCAGCACGTGCGCAGCAATGCCATCCAACTATTGGCGAAATGGGGCAGCGAAACCGAACTACCGGTTTTAATCCAACGACTGTCCGACAGCAGCGTGTTCGTGCGTCACGATGCCATCCGTGCCGTATCACGCTTCAAAACCGCGATCGCGGCCGAGGCCGTTGCCGATCGGCTGCCGCACGAAGGCATGCAGGCCGAAAGCGCCCTGCGCAGCATGGGGGAAGTGGCCGAGCCCGCGGTGATGCGATACCTCCAGCACTCCGACAACTTCACCCGCGCTGCGGCCTGCGAGATCCTGGGCGATATCGGCACGCCCAAGTGTGCGCCCGAGCTGTTCAAGCTGGAGCGTGACTCGAGCTTCCACGTCGTGTCGGCGGCCGACGAGGCGTTGCGCAAGATTCGCTTCCGCCACAAAATCGACTCGACCCCGCCCAAGGGCGCCAAGGCTCGTTCCGACCAGCCTTGAAACGCCGCTCCTTCCGACGCGCGCGAACCGCCGGTGGTTACGGCTGCGGCGCGGACTCGCTCGCCTCTTCGGGCACCGGTGGCTGCTCCGAGGGATCGCCGGCCGAAGTCGCGCCCGACGCCTCCTCCTGCGGAGCCGCTTCGACCTCGTCCGCGGGATGCGTCCCCGGTTCACCCCGATACGAAGAGGGTTCGTGGTCCTCGATGATCTCCTGCAGGATGAAATCCCTGGGGAAGGGCTCGTCGAGCTGCTTGAGCAACTCGTGGTAGCGGACGATGACGCGGTACATATCCTCGCCGACCACGCCGTCGGAACGCATCTCGGGGAACTTGTCGAGCACGGTTTTCCAGTGTCGGAAAGCAGTCTCATAATCGGCGCGGGCGCCCTCGAAATCGGTATCGCGCACCTTTTGTTGCGCGCGGTGAATCAGCTCGCGGGTCTGGATCGCCTCCGAGGTCTTCTCGACTTCGCACCGCATGCGCCAGTATTCGAAGTTGACGATCTGGCGGTTCGAGCTGATCAGGCCCATGGTCGGGGCCTGCTCGTTGATCTTCTTCACCAGCTCGTCCGCCTTCGCGCGGTTCGACTCGTCGACGCGCTCGGCGATCTCCTCGACCGTCACGTCGATCTTGCGCGAGGCGACGGCGGCGAGCTCCTCTTGTTCGAAATTGCGTTGTTCGGCGGGCACGTCGAGCACCGCGCGTTCGGCCTCGGTAAGGGCCGCCAACTTCTCTTCATGAATCTGGTCGCGCAGGCCGGGCTGCAGGGCGTTCAATTCGTCGGCCGTCTTGCCCGTCAGCGCCAGCAGGCGTTCGAGATCGTTCAGGCGGATCGTTTGCCCGACGTGCGTCGGCAAGTCGACGTCGCCGAACTGACGCCATTCGCGGCCGCCACGTTCCCAGGCGATGCGTGCCGTATCGCCGAAGGTGCCGTCTTCCTCGATGGCGGTCGCGTAACTCATCTGGCTGCTGGCCGCCTTCGAGTAGAACACCAACGGCGACACGCCGAGAATCGGCACGTTGCGCTCGGCGACCAGCCGCTGCGCGTCGAGAAACCATTCCTTGCCGACGAGCCAGTTGTCGCGCTCGGCCAGCGTGCGTTCGCCGTGGATCTTGTCTTCCTCGCGGAAGAAGTCGTCATCCTGGCGGAACAAGCGGCGGTACTGCTTGCGCTCGTCGGCCAGGCCGATCTTGTGCGCGACGAACCAGCCGACGTCGTAGACCAGTCGCGTGTCGTCCTGGTTGTAGCGGATGCCATCCTTCAGGTAGTCGATGCCGCGAATGACCCAGAAGTACCGATCGCGGTAGTCGTCCCACTCGACCGAGACGTTGTACGAGAGATTCCAGGCCTGATAGCGCCACACGGCGACGTAGTTGGGCTGCAGCTTCGAGATCTGCTGCAGCGTGGCGGCAAAGTTGGTCCAATCCTCGGTGAGCTTATAGTGGTTGGCCTTGCTCCACAGGATGTTCGCGGCCACGCCGCGCAGACCGAGCGTGGCCAGCTTGATCGCTTCGCCCGTCGGATCGATCTCGCCCAGGTTGGCCTGGCTCAGGCGATGCTCGTCGCGCAGTTGAGCCAGGTAGCCTCCGCGGTGCGAGCGCTGGCCGCTCGAGTCGACGGTCGCCGGCTGGCTGAGCCAGGCCAGGGGCAACAGCAACACCACAATGACGACCAGATACTTGATCTTGCGGAGAAACCACAAGCGGAGGGTCATCGCGCCACCTCACGCGTCTTGAGGAAGAAGTGCCCGATCAACACCAGCGGCACGACGAAGCCGAGCGCGGTCACCGTGTGGACGAGCAGGAGTTCGCTGGGAATGTCGTAGCCGTACGCCACGTAGTCGATATCGGAGAAGCTGCCGAAGTTGGGCAGCACGCTCGACACGCGGGCCAGGATGACCTGGAACAAGCGGTCGATCATCTCGATGACGACCTTGGTCGGCCCCTGTTCGATCGGGACCACCACGTTCGACTGCGTCAGAATGCGATAGAGCGACTCGGCCGGTCCGCCGCCGCGAATCTGCCCGGTCGCCAATTGATAGATGAAGTCGGAAAAGAAGCCCCCCAACATGGTCGCGGCGGTGGCCATCATCGCCACCGAGCCATTGAGGAACGTGCTGTACACCACGCCGAAAGAAGTCACGAGCAGCATCTGCAGCCAGATGCCCGCGTAACCTTTGACGAAATTCGTGAAGAACGACGCGTCGAGTGCGCGGAGATAAACATCGGCCTGGGCGACGCCGAAGTACTGCTCGCGTTGCAAGCAACTGATCTCGACGATCAGTCGTCCGTTCGAGGCCAGGTCGTCGAAGATATCGATCTCTTCTCCCCCGGTCCCTTCGGCACGCACCTTGCGCGGGATGCGCTGCAGGTCGGTGGCGTACTCGCGGGCTACAAAATTGATGGGGGCCGAGCGCAGATTCGTGTCGGGATTCACGAGCACGATGCTGCCGAGAATGCCGCGCTCGATATCCCCCTTGTGGGTGCGGAAGACGCGCAGGTTGAGCTCCAGCGGCAACTCGTCGCCGAAGCGGCTCGCCACGACGTCGTTGAACTCCCAGATGGCGGCGGCGAGCGATCCCCCTTCGATGTAGCTGCGGTAGGTCCATTCGTTGCCGACGTTGATCCCCCGGCCGGTCGGCGCGCCGGCACGGTCCTTGAAGTGCAACTTGCCGTATTCCGGCACACGGGCGGTGAACAGGCCCTCGGGGGGTCCCACCGTATAGCGCGTGCGCCCGTCGCTCGCTTTCTCGGCCGTGATCTCGTGATGGTGACCGTGGCTGGTTTCGGCTCGCCCGCTGCCATCGGCGGCGACGTGGACTTCGTGGCGGTGCCCGAGCGCCGACTGGGTACGTCCGACGAGGGCGCCCGACTCGGCTCCGGCCGCGTCATCGGGCCGCAAATCGCGGTCGGTCAGCTCGTGCGTGTGATTGAGTCCGCGGATGACGAACACGTAGCTCACCGCGCCGGTGGCGATCAACAGCAGCGTGCCCACGGCCGTGAAGCCGAGGATGCGCCCGAGCACGATTTCGCTCGACCGCACCGGCTTCGTGACGATCGTGTAGATCGTGCGGCGGGTCATGTCCTGCGGCAGGCTGAAGACGCTCAAGAAGAGCGCGAGCAACAGCACGAGGTAACTCGTCGTCGTGAGGACGAAGCTGAGGTACAAGCGCGCCGGCTCGGGACTGTTCGTGTCGAGGTACCAGCCCGCGAAGAGCAAAATGGTGATGAACACCACGAAGGCCACGAGCACGCGGCGGTGAAAGGCCTCTTGCACGGCCAGTTGGGCCAGCGCCATGACGCGCCGCGGCGACATGCTGACGAGATCGACCAGCCCCTCGCGCAAGCGCCGGAAGAAGAGTTGCGTGGCGGCGACCGGTCCGTGCCGCACGACGGCGATCAGGTAGGAGATACCCAGCAGAAACGCCGCCAGGATGCCAATTACCTGCAACCACGCGACCAGCGCCCCGGTAACGGCGGGGGTGTCGGCGGTGGCAGCCTGGCCGAAAAGCCATTGCCAGAACGGGGGCAATTCCGTCTCGATAACCATCAAACCGTCGTGGTAAGGAGATTGCTGGGGGTGAGGAACGTCAGGGGGTCGGACGCCAGGCTCAGTTGTCCGAGGCCTGCGAGCCGACGACGCGACGACCCGGCCGGGCCTCGCTGTCGCGCACGATCTGCAGGAACAGTTCTTCCAGGGTCGTGGTCGGATTGCCCATGCGCACGAGCGTGCCGTGATGGCGCTCGACGACGGAGCGAATTTCGTCCAAGGCCGCGTCGGGCAGACCAGCCAC
This genomic window contains:
- a CDS encoding DUF4404 family protein, whose amino-acid sequence is MTASADKLRATLADLRTQLDEVDALDPEARALLNSTLEEIHATLERRGAGGSASSEEQESLVQGLRDAVDRFEGSHPTLAGAVGSVIDALGRMGI
- a CDS encoding enoyl-CoA hydratase/isomerase family protein yields the protein MSDSLIQARTEGDLYFVHINRPEKRNALTPAMLEELAVAIRRADEQPQVRAVIVTGEGPIFSAGIDLMSLAQSRAEVGEANPGRWLRRLAERLQEALHSIESTELPVIGALQGGVMGMGLELALAFDLRVATSDLKLSIPEARMGLVADVGGTTRLSRVIGPSRAKDMLMTARSVGAEEAFSWGLVNRVVPPDQLLEATVALAREIAANAPLAVGMAKLIIDQGDGLERHAQMALERWAQSQLITTSDVGEAMAAFFEKRPPRFQGK
- a CDS encoding ABC transporter permease, with the protein product MVIETELPPFWQWLFGQAATADTPAVTGALVAWLQVIGILAAFLLGISYLIAVVRHGPVAATQLFFRRLREGLVDLVSMSPRRVMALAQLAVQEAFHRRVLVAFVVFITILLFAGWYLDTNSPEPARLYLSFVLTTTSYLVLLLALFLSVFSLPQDMTRRTIYTIVTKPVRSSEIVLGRILGFTAVGTLLLIATGAVSYVFVIRGLNHTHELTDRDLRPDDAAGAESGALVGRTQSALGHRHEVHVAADGSGRAETSHGHHHEITAEKASDGRTRYTVGPPEGLFTARVPEYGKLHFKDRAGAPTGRGINVGNEWTYRSYIEGGSLAAAIWEFNDVVASRFGDELPLELNLRVFRTHKGDIERGILGSIVLVNPDTNLRSAPINFVAREYATDLQRIPRKVRAEGTGGEEIDIFDDLASNGRLIVEISCLQREQYFGVAQADVYLRALDASFFTNFVKGYAGIWLQMLLVTSFGVVYSTFLNGSVAMMATAATMLGGFFSDFIYQLATGQIRGGGPAESLYRILTQSNVVVPIEQGPTKVVIEMIDRLFQVILARVSSVLPNFGSFSDIDYVAYGYDIPSELLLVHTVTALGFVVPLVLIGHFFLKTREVAR
- a CDS encoding glycosyltransferase family 39 protein, with amino-acid sequence MARSRRKSPPSQALPAPRTPVDGRGRLSSEGRLILAISLVLAAVTTAIYAPTFVVSYQFIMFDDPMYVFDNIAVLSGLNARSARWAATNPVGNNWHPLTVLSHMLDVELYGTATGGHHFTNVFFHAASAALLFLVLRRMTGALWPSALVAALFAWHPLRVESVAWIAERKDVLSTFFMFVALACYARYAQHHGRLAYLAMLFSFVLGLLSKPMLVTFPFALLLLDIWPLRRVTWMRTSEQRFPTASSWRIVVEKLPLFVLVGVFIATTVWAQTGSMSHLPISIRLQNVVISYGIYVRQMFLPHPLYLPYLFVERTTGVAWTIIAGIALLATTLVALWQFRRRPYLAVGWFWYLGTLVPVIGIVQVGEQAHADRYTYVPMIGLYVMLAWLLQELAARGLVWRRAVLSVSGAALCVLIALSIVQVSYWRNNDTLFEHTLRYSPRNNVAYAALAAAAYRRNDYEDAIRLAQQSIEAVPASHLSYSTMAVIAQSLARLGKTGEALNAYQKAIALNPEQALIISEFARILATCDDERFRNGPEAVRAARLANLQGQNQNPILLDTLAAAYAEIGAFEKAIETATTARSLAAHYRAEGAFDDDRVIRGIDQRLAFYRQRQPYRVPKGVWEY
- the panB gene encoding 3-methyl-2-oxobutanoate hydroxymethyltransferase, which produces MSHHRSDDARITVPKFVACKAAGQKISMLTAYDYTTAELIDSTGIEGILVGDSMSMVVQGHSDTLPVTLDEMIYHAEMVGRAVKHALVVVDMPFPSYHLGVHKAIENAGRILKETRCQAVKLEGGVDQADVISALVGAGIPVMAHCGLRPQNVHVLGGYKVQRDEEQLMADAHAAEEAGAFAMVVECVPAGLAAKITREVKIPTIGIGAGAGCDGQVLVTHDLLGLTGGNVPRFVKRYAELRRVIGTAVESYRDEVRAGSYPGPEHSFK
- a CDS encoding HEAT repeat domain-containing protein, producing the protein MPISVTCTHCGANFGVKEKCAGMKGRCPKCNGVVQVPAAAPANSLDTSWLDDVETDAPIERPVPKPVASRPPRPAPAAPVAATAPSQGSIEFRCNKCGAGFKVAASFAGRTAKCQKCGQSLRVPAVSEPRVIAPPAKPVAPSRPQPHFPNPLATSAKKPVLPPAEDDLLSELGEGFGLAAPAQSPAARRDPFASTSLPPAKVKSRRQRRGRIQLTWPEYALLAFFAVGIAIAIASGFLSPIAIVPAILSPYVVGVMCFVQGRPVIGLCCFVCNQFVSFIVGWVTCSEYNMVRFMLGWTLSIFLAVCLFVADMANLDPKFATDRRPLHQASSPVTARTIPTAPSDLLAGWQSLISPPGGFRLKLPHGVIEKEREAVPGSHGVMISERVVSVEDHAGYLVVYSSPGLFANVSPEDVLQQTRKAILEYPGTRLVREHNQPMLGHPGLALGILLGRMFVAHGRLYQLFVECPHGIKPPANAEAFFNSFEFLAPNVSDPGATQPAPSLAHGGDSGSHRLPSETTPAIRNLADGAPPRATKPNRKPKDESEFEEAIRELEAGDVSFSLSQLADMKPNDQRKRVIVAALPYLEHTDQHVRSNAIQLLAKWGSETELPVLIQRLSDSSVFVRHDAIRAVSRFKTAIAAEAVADRLPHEGMQAESALRSMGEVAEPAVMRYLQHSDNFTRAAACEILGDIGTPKCAPELFKLERDSSFHVVSAADEALRKIRFRHKIDSTPPKGAKARSDQP